In Centropristis striata isolate RG_2023a ecotype Rhode Island chromosome 5, C.striata_1.0, whole genome shotgun sequence, a single genomic region encodes these proteins:
- the plp2b gene encoding proteolipid protein 2b isoform X1 — protein MADTTTASPGAACLEKMKSYVRTQKGTILAAEIVISLIILICYAASYTGSYSAVAICEMIFSIVFFVIFMLEMDKQIQYINWMWTDLFRAGIGACLYIITSLICVIGGRGDGARIAGGVFGLIAGLLFAYDTYTIFLQIKSTRQHTAASTDDRV, from the exons ATGGCTGATACTACCACGGCCAGCCCCGGGGCCGCCTGCCTGGAGAAGATGAAAAGTTACGTGAGGACCCAGAAAGGGACTATCCTCGCAGCAGAAATAGTAA TCAGTCTCATCATCCTCATCTGCTATGCTGCGTCTTATACTGGTTCCTACTCCGCCGTCGCCATATGCGAGATGATCTTCTCCATAGTCTTCTTCGTCATCTTCATGCTGGAGATGGACAAGCAGATCCAATACATCAACTGGATGTGGACT GATCTTTTCCGTGCTGGTATTGGTGCATGCCTTTACATCATCACTTCTCTGATCTGTGTGATTGGAGGGCGTGGAGACGGCGCTCGGATCGCAGGCGGG GTTTTTGGTTTGATCGCTGGTCTGTTGTTTGCCTATGACACCTACACCATCTTCCTGCAAATCAAGAGCACCAGGCAGCACACAGCAGCTTCCACTG ACGACAGAGTTTAA
- the sypb gene encoding synaptophysin b, translated as MDVVNQLVAQGQFTVIKQPLGFIKILQWIFAIFAFSTCGSYSGKFKMSVECKDRSESDLGIEVDFEYPFRLHQVYFDAPSCKGGEEPERLFLTGDYSSSAEFFVTIAVFSFLYSMAALSVYCFILEKYRENCKGAQIDFVVTAVFSFMWLVSSCAWAKGLSDVKTATDPEKVITFISACDEQENRCRELYEPKVSGLNTSVAFGFINVILWIGNLWFVFKETGWMAAFSGTYVPSQEKQPAPDSFAQGGYAPQDPYAGSQGGYQPDYGQQGGYTEEGGYSQGYEQQQPTSYSNQM; from the exons ATCTTTGCAATCTTCGCCTTCTCGACATGTGGCAGCTACAGTGGCAAGTTCAAAATGAGTGTGGAGTGTAAAGACCGGTCGGAGAGTGACCTAGGCATAGAAGTAGATTTTGAATATCCGTTCAG GCTCCATCAGGTTTACTTTGATGCCCCCAGCTGTAAGGGAGGGGAGGAACCCGAGCGTCTCTTCTTGACCGGGGACTACTCCTCCTCAGCTGAGTTCTTCGTCACCATTGCTGTCTTTTCCTTCCTCTACTCTATGGCAGCCCTCTCCGTATACTGTTTCATACTGGAGAAGTACCGTGAAAACTGCAAGGGGGCCCAGATT GACTTTGTTGTGACGGCGGTATTTTCCTTCATGTGGCTGGTGTCCTCATGTGCTTGGGCTAAAGGCCTGTCAGATGTGAAAACAGCCACCGATCCAGAGAAGGTCATCACTTTCATCTCAGCCTGTGACGAACAAGAGAATCGCTGCCGTGAACTCTACGAACCCAAGGTCTCCGGCCTCAACACCTCTGTG gcttttggcttcatcaacgTGATCCTGTGGATAGGAAACCTGTGGTTTGTATTCAAGGAGACTGGTTGGATGGCGGCCTTCTCTGGAACATACGTCCCATCACAGGAAAAGCAGCCCGCTCCCGATTCCTTCGCCCAGGGAGGCTACGCTCCACAGGACCCCTATGCCGGCTCACAGGGAGGGTACCAGCCCGACTACGGCCAGCAGGGAGGCTACACTGAGGAAGGAGGATACAGCCAGGGCtatgagcagcagcagcccacCTCCTACTCTAATCAGATGTGA
- the plp2b gene encoding proteolipid protein 2b isoform X2 → MADTTTASPGAACLEKMKSYVRTQKGTILAAEIVVSLIILICYAASYTGSYSAVAICEMIFSIVFFVIFMLEMDKQIQYINWMWTDLFRAGIGACLYIITSLICVIGGRGDGARIAGGVFGLIAGLLFAYDTYTIFLQIKSTRQHTAASTDDRV, encoded by the exons ATGGCTGATACTACCACGGCCAGCCCCGGGGCCGCCTGCCTGGAGAAGATGAAAAGTTACGTGAGGACCCAGAAAGGGACTATCCTCGCAGCAGAAATA GTAGTCAGTCTCATCATCCTCATCTGCTATGCTGCGTCTTATACTGGTTCCTACTCCGCCGTCGCCATATGCGAGATGATCTTCTCCATAGTCTTCTTCGTCATCTTCATGCTGGAGATGGACAAGCAGATCCAATACATCAACTGGATGTGGACT GATCTTTTCCGTGCTGGTATTGGTGCATGCCTTTACATCATCACTTCTCTGATCTGTGTGATTGGAGGGCGTGGAGACGGCGCTCGGATCGCAGGCGGG GTTTTTGGTTTGATCGCTGGTCTGTTGTTTGCCTATGACACCTACACCATCTTCCTGCAAATCAAGAGCACCAGGCAGCACACAGCAGCTTCCACTG ACGACAGAGTTTAA